The following nucleotide sequence is from Anguilla rostrata isolate EN2019 chromosome 3, ASM1855537v3, whole genome shotgun sequence.
TTGTAATACATAGGTGCTGGTTGCAGATGTAAATTTGTCCAGAAAAGGGGAACAGCATTCAAGGGATCCTGTCAATAGATGCTATATTCTTATAGAGAACGTGGTTCTCTTGATAAATCTTGGTACGATTCAGGTTTACAAGGCAGTGTTACAATTAGAAATAAGTCTGATGTTAGAGACAGGTGtatcacattcatttaaaataacaggCGACTGccaattcacatttttcttgCTGTAATAAGGCTGTttgcaaacatttaaatgctCATGACATTTTCAGAGAACTTCACTGATAAAGAGTGCCACCAAGTGGTTATAATAGCATTGTACTGAGCCAAAGGTAGAGCAATGGGCCcatccagcagagggcagtacaGCGCACTCACTGCAATGTTTCAGATATTGACAAATGATTATGTGTGAAAGGGAAACAGAAACTAATTAATACCGCAGGCAGACCAATTGTACACACAAATACGTATTGCAGAGATATACATTTTGCAGTTAGTTTAAGCCACAACGCTTTTAATGATTTACATGAAAGGGATTTTGATAGCATTCTCAGATAAAGCATTCTCAGATAAAGTGAATTCCTATTTGTGCTGCATAATATCTGCTTCATTAAGGAGTCTGGACACACATCGATACCCCCAAGCCATATTTGAGGACACAGAGACCTGATTCCCTTACAGTTTAGAATATactcaaacatttttaatgtacttttgcAAGTAGTACCAGCAGTTGATGGACCAAAAACAGAAGCTGAAAGAGATGCTTATTGCCCCCACAAGATGGCAGTAGACGGAGCAGGGGAAGCTAAGCATTTTGTTCGCAGACCAACCTGTATACAGCTGTCAGACAAAAGGCCTGGGCAGCTGAAATTTTGAGCATCCTCAAAATTTGTTTCTTGGCAACAGCCACTGCCCGAGCTGTGCCCGGGCCCAGTATTTCACCAGATGGCCATTATGCAGGAAGGACACCCAGCAGGGCCGAGGGAAGCTCGTGTTATTGAACAACTACCTTTATACTGAACAAGTGGTGATGGCTGTATATTATAAGGGAGCATATATGGTCATATTTATAAGGGAAGCAGAGAACAATAGATATTGCAGACACTTTTTCATGTGGGTTATTCACAAGAAAATGGTGAATCATGCATATATGTTCCTCTCTGGCTCAAGTCGTATTGTTAGTCAGCATGCACTCCACATCAGCAGCTTGAgctggtttccatggaaactccAGCTTTACTGCTGCTGTGGTGAAAAGTGTCATCTGTGGGTGGCCTGGCAACGGTTTCAGTCATCCAAAGAAGACAATGGATAGGCACGccccaggtcacatgacctgcctATCAGGGCTGAGTGTGAGGCTGAACTTCACACACAAATGGATGTGAAATGTATCTATCTGACCTTCTATgcatacagaaacacagtttACTACACAATGCATATTTACAGGTTCTAACAGAAAGAATGCCATTTGCCCCACACTAAGAGTAGGTACTGCCCCTGTAGTCTTCCATTTAAACTGTCAATTCGAGTGCAGACAGGATTATATCCACCATATGTACTGACAGAACATCCTGTAGGTGTCCAACAGAGATATTATCTCACACAAGCCACCTCCAacacacccccctccaaaaaaaaaatgtttctgtgacTAACTGCTTGGCTCCTACCAAGTCTATCCCATTAACATAATCCATCATATTACAGCAATGGGCTGGCCGCTCTCCCAGTCTGCCAGAAGCTGAATAGTTCTGGAATAATACACCATGCAGTCTGAGCAAGTGGGTGCAAAAGTCCATTGAACAGGAATAATTACACAGCATCTGTTATCTTTTGCCCTGCAAACTGGAGAAAGCAGGATATGATTTTTAGCATTGTCGTGAAAAGAGCAAGTACACTAGGGCTGTCTTATTTGCGCTACAGTGGCGCTTTTTAACAGCCTGCCAAATGTGGTCATAAGATTACTGACTTTTCAATTGAGCTGCAAAAGCATATTCCTCTGATTTAAGTAGTTTACTGTACAGTAAAGCGGTCACCCAAGGGAGTAATTAAAAATGTCCATCATGTGCAGGTGACCACCATACAAACATGACCCCCAAGGTAGGTTTCACTCCATTTTTGTACAACAGACAGCCCAGAGTAATTTTCTGAGCGTGTTTACCTCCAACTTTTCTAAATACATCGATTCTTTTGTTCAGTTTGCGTAGTTTTGCTTATGGGTTGCCATTTAAAATCCACAATAGGACAATGATGATGGCAGCAACCCCTTAAACCTAAAAGGCATtgttactcaaatcacggcCCTCAAGGACAaaaaactgctggttttccaccctccctttaagtgggagtcaggtgtgaatataGTCTGGCCAATCCGTAGCACTAATTGTTAAGTTAATTACctgtgagaaaagaaaaccacgaccagatttggatttgaggtccagatttgagtatgCATGTGAGAACATCGCAAATAGCTCACATCAGTAGTTCCCAACCTCGGTCCTAGAGTACTCCTGtctatgctggtttttgttccaatcgcAATCCCAGAAATTTAACAAGtcattaatttttcttaattaggtgcttttcatatttAGGGGGATTGTTTACCCGCTTtaaccacattatgtcagaaatagctatgcatgccatgaagaataaaattcccatgttaatattgtgcttattgtacTGAATAGTAAGCAATTACATAAAatggttaattatttttaactgatcaaattaaagacggCGGTGAATCAATAAACTTCTaagtggacacctggccactgaaatgaaccatctggaagataatgaagaattcaaagacaaagcaaatgataacaagccaaacctgcattgtgttaataaatttcaggaaattaaacaCATGTTCAGCTATGTGTTCGGGAGTCTATTGATTTACCAAGACTTTCAATTGGTCCAAAAagtttgtttcttcttttatgTGAtagtttgcaatatagcacaataaacacaatatgaacatgggaattttattgtTCAAGgctatttttgacataatgtcGCTTTCGTGGATAAATAaaccctctaaacatgaaaatcacctaattaagaaaaatgaacaactcgttaaaattctggaattgcaattgtggttggaatgaaaaccagcatacaaaGTGATACTCCAGGGccgaggttgggaaccactgtgattagaatgtttttaactgaacacaaCTGAAAAGTCAAAGGAAGCCTACCAAAAAGTGGCTGTCCCATGCAGCTGACCACCAAACAAGGGTAGGTTTCACTGCATTTACTTAAGATGAACTCATTTTCAAACATgccaaacaaacattttaaaagcagttaaactattttttttccattgaaataAAGCCAGAGGAGAGGACATTTGCACTGATGTCTTCTCCCATCTGCTGTGCTCATAAACTATTCCTTCTTTGCCCTGATCTCTCCAACTCAACGcaacaatttttttcccttttcagggGGACCTTGCCCCCCTCATTAACATTCTTTGGACATTCACTCAATCTATCGGTCACCCTCTGCACCATGGCTGGTCATACCTCATTAATCTCACTGCATTCATTCACCTCTAATTGAGTTTCCCTCATATATAATCCGTTCATACAAGCAGCACAAATGCTCCTTTGTGGAGTGGCCCGGGCAGACTCCATCCCCACgtcggcggcgggggggggtaaCAAGCCGCCCTGTCCACAGTGATGGAGTAGCTCTGACCATCTCCCAGCCGCAGGTGTTCTGCAGTATCGTCCACCACCTCAGTGCATGTACCCGGATGACATTCAACAGGCTCATTCATTTTACCATACTCCGGTGTTGCCGTCCTCACGGATTTTAATGTAGTCCTCTCAACTGCAGTGGTGGCTGGTAAGCTGTACACAATGGTaatgaacattttcataaaaaaccttgctagTTTTATGGCAAGCGTTTTATAATCATATGATCATGCATCAGCAGCTAACCTATTTAAGTGTGcttacaataaaacatatatatacatatatttccaGCATTAGTAGTGAAGTCTCACTTTTCCATCACAGTAGTCAGAGAGCCAAAGAGCACTTCACACACCACCAGTTTAACAGCCAACATCTGAAAAGTTGTGATTGCGTGACTGTAATCAATTAACTTAAGGACGCTAAAAGAAGGTGCCCAGACAGCTAAAATACAATTGCCATGACTACAATAATATTCAGGATAAACCTTTTCATAAAAGAGTCTAAACAGTGTTCTGGAACGGGGAAATGCTGAAAAGTAAGTTTAAACATGTGTCAGTGATTTTGGTGGAATGTCAGCAGCTGTTTAAAAGAACAATATAAGTATGAAGACTTCTAATGCTCAAGTTTTATATCCATGACAAGcaatttcagaaagaaaatcaTCATTATGCATGATGAGGTAAGTGGGctgttgtttaaaatgttacataattGGTCACACTGATTTTTCAACTACTATTATTGTGCAACTCTTTCCAGGCAAATGTACTTACATTGTATCTGCTTGTAaccacattttcaaatgattacATGACCACGCAGCTGTATACAGAATTTAGAAGACCCATTGTTATCAACGTCATTCATACGTGAGATTTCACCGAAAATGATAGAATCAACTTGCTGCTTAGGATGAGTCAAAAGAatttcatttacaaatgaatacCTGTCAagtgaacacactgaacatgcCCAGAAGTAGTATTTGGCAAATTCAGGCTGCAGGTTGCCTGCAGCAGACAGCATCTGGGTTAGGCCTGGGACCAGCCCGCTCGTCATGGTGGAGATTCAGTGAGCCAGCATGAAGTCTACTTAAGCATTGCATGCTGTATTTAGCAGCATGTGGTGCCCAATTCTTGGCAGAATTGAGTCCTTTGTGTGGCGCGCTGTTCGTTGTTGTTCGTTCTGATTCATGGTGGCAAAATGCTGACAAATTgactttatttttccccatttccccggTTCCAAAACACTGCTCAAAGAACTCAGGATTTTTCCTGCTGGCGTAGGGCAGTTTTCAGTCAGCCAGTATTCTGCACATCTGCCCAACAGTTACATACTAAGCACCTAGAGTTCACCAGCTACTCATTAAAGCACCATGGCTACATTCTAAGCACCTAGAGTTCACCAGCTACTCGTTAAAACACCAAGGTTACATACTAAGCATCTAGAGTTCACCAGCTACTCATTAAAACACCATAGCTACATACTAAACACCTAGAGTTGACCAGCTAATAGATTATTTGCTCTGGTAgatgataaattaaaaaaaaaaaggggggggaggggggaagtggaGCACAGACTCTTGGAACTTCAGCACGCAACCAGTAAAACCAGTTATCAGTAAGAAAGGAGTCTCTAATCCAAGGGTGTCCAATGTTACCAAAGAAGGGCTTGTGTGGCCCAGTCTGGCACAAATACATTCAATTCAAGGAAAACATACTCATGACTTTAACAGTGAGGCAGGCATTTTAGCTATGGGCTAGATCAAGTGTGCACTGGCACCAGTCTTCTCAGATATTATTGGATTCTCTCTACACAAATTAGTGCTAGCTGTCCTGTGACGGAGACCATACCATCTAAAACATTGGCTCACAGACATATGCTCCCAGATGCATGAGGCAAAAAAGAACAAGATAAAACACCAGACAACAGAGTCTACTGATCACAGGGTCATTGCACTGCCTAAAATGGGAGCAGCCCACTTTCTCTCTTCCCTGGTGAATGGCTGGAGCCTCCCTGGTTTTCAATGGCTGCCTCAAAAGAATAGACTATCAACCAGTACCTCACACCCAAAATATCTAAACTGTAGGTTTAACTAGAGAAGGAAGCTGCAAGTAAATAAGttctctcattttattttcaactgtGGAATTACACCACAATTACATGTATTCCTCAGGTTACAAAGAGAACTGAAGCGTTTTTCAGTGTGTAGTTATGTAGTTATTTTTCGTCTCCCACAATAGCCAATCCAAAATATTTCCAGAATCGTTTTCCATGCAACTCTTTCAACGAATTCAAAAGTGGATTGTGGTACCAAAGGAATGCATCCACTAACAATATTCAAAATACTGTAGCAAAAATAGTCCTGCTCTTAACCATCCAACACATAATTACCAAAAATATTTGGTAGCACCTCACCTGACCTTTCCAGTAATGCTGAACAGTAATACTCATCAGCAATAGAATTACTGGTACAACTGAGGTATTTTACCAGACTTGCCACCTAGGGTTAGTATAGTTAGCAAATGTTATTCACCTAGAAGAACATAACTGACTAGCTGTTTTAAGCAGAAATGCACTTACAATATAATTTCTGGAAGATTAAACTGTAATTCTAATAACTTCTATACTGACAAGCAACCAAACACTTCTGTTCAGTTGCTTTTCCCATGTAGGTATGTTCTGTTATTGACCCGTTCATGGGTTTCTCTTGGCCCCCTCAATACCATCATCAGAAACTATTCAGCAGAAGACCAGCACCAAACACGGCAgataaaatatagtttaaaatatgaatttcaaaCTCATACTATTTCATGATATCATTACATGATAGCGCCCTGGATGTTGTgcactttcaaaacaaaaacgcttcatttcaaacaaaaaagagGAAACACATTCATATAAAGTGAAGATCTTTGCTTTTATGAAACTTGAAAAATTGGGGACATTCACCACAATCATTTCAGAAGATCTTGctaaaaacaaactgctttccAGAAAAAGGGTGTGAACAACAAGACAAATTCAGTTGCATCTTCATACTTAGAAAATatattccaaaagcaaacagGTGAGCGCTTCAAAAAGGTTAGCATTACAGTACAAAGATGTTGGTAAGAACCAGTCACAGAAATGAATTTTATATTAACATCCATAGGGAAGTCCCATAATGAATTAAAGAGAAAGGCTACTGTCGGTCAGTGTAGACTAAGAAAAGCAAAACTTTTGCAGTATCAGTACTCAACTGTACAGGACAAAGATTTAAACTAACAACCagcacaataaaacagaaaaggtgGGTTcatagtaaaaaaagaaatgttttacattatcATATAAATAAGTCACACCACAGGTTCTATAGACTAACCAGATAGTCAGCTCCATATTCTTAAAATTGGAAGTTACCGTTGAAGCTGAAAACTAGTTCTATATTCACAAAGAGGTTGCCCTGTCCTTCactttatgaatattcattaattgTTATATAGTATACTTCTGGCAACTCCTGTTATGAGCAGCCACTTTCTAGTAGACATCCCTGGACGTTGAATGCCAGATATAGTTCTGATTTTAGCTGCATCCCAATCCCAAACTTGGATATATTAATAGGTTTAATGTAAGCTGGTGACAATGACGGATGTACTCCAGCATGTCACCATTCAGATTCATTCAGAATATTAAGGTTTAGAGACCCTAATCATTGATCAACCTGTACCAAACTCAAACAGAAGTATCACTTCCAATTCAGGCCAGGGTTGCCTACCCCTTTCTTTAGTCAAAAGAAGCAAAGAGGACAGAAAGAACTCAGGAGCTAACCATGTTGTTGGTATGATTTCAAATAACACTGAGAAGGCACTGAAGCCTGACCTAGCAGCAGTGTTGATTTAAGGCAGACTGAAGCCCTATTAAATACAATCTTTCCCTTAAGTGAGGATATCAGATTGACATTTAAATCTTAATAGGATGTTCACACTTTCCCCATTGAGCACCGTAAAGCTCAGTGCAGCTTACAGTTTTGCTAAATTGGTTCTGCATGAACAGTCCATGCTGTGGatcacacatgcattcatgcatcACTGGGTAAGTGCATGAGATAAGCTCATATTTCAACATGGCACACCTCCCACTGAGCTGACAGTACATCCTGCATGGTTACTGGGACAACAACAGCTATAACCAAGGGTCAGTGAGGAGCAGGTGTACATGTATGTAGCTTGCGTGTTCTATTGTTTCTGTACTGctgcatttaaatgaagaaatagGCTAAACACTCCTAAAATTGGGGAGAGACCTGGGGGGATTAAGCAACTGAAGTGCCTACCCTGGGTATCTAACACTGGCCTCTCGCTAAAAAGCAATggcctttttgtgttttacgTTAAAATTTGAAATGAGCAGCAAAGATTGCAAGCAGTGGAGCTATCCAAATGTAATAATTCAGCAATctgggcagccaatcacactaAAGTGAAGTTGGGAGTTAAACATAATTATAGTATGAAAGGCTAATAGTCCCAAGCAGACTGGCAGTCATGTTTGCAAAATCAATGATGCAGGTAAAAATATTGATCGAACAACCAAAAAATACGCTATTCCAGGTCTCGTGCACAACACACAAACTAGTGTTCTCAAATGCAGCGTTACCCTAAAACTATCCTAAACCAATTCTACAAGTAAAGCACTAGAGAGGGCACAAAGAACCCATGGATACTGCTTAAGCAGAAAATCCTGCTACAGTGTAGTGAAGCCTGCACCTGTGTTCTGAGATGAGTTAATCCAAGgcaaaattgcatttgtttgatTTCATGTGTCAATTAATATCTTCATAAGATCATAAATTCTTCCTCTCCCAACAAACCTTTTGCTTTATAAAATACATAGCAAGATGTGACTGTACATGACAACCTGCACTTTGAAATACCATCCTGTCATGTATGTTTTCAAGCTTAAAGGTCAAACTGCAGTGCAGGGCCCACAATGTCATTTCCTGGTTTGGCAATGTGAGAAGTTATAAAGTACACTGTTCATACATTGTTCAGTCATGATATGTAGCAGTATAAATGTCTGTAGTTCTAGTCTAACTAAAACTAATGAATGTGAGCAAATTGTTAACATTCAGTCTACTTCCAGACTGTCCAGCAGCCTTGGGAATGAAAAAAGCACAGCTTGTAGCAGTATTCTTACAAATGAATGATACACAATAGCAGCAGTAAATATTTGACTAATAAAAGAACAAGGCAAAGAGACATACCTAAATACCTAAATAAATTGGTAAATGTATTAAAGGGTGGTTTAATCAAAGCACCATGAACCACCCTTCAAGAAGAACCCTAAACTAAAAGAACCAGCTAAAGGCCTTCAGGACATAGGTACACTTCAGACATGGAAGTATCAAGTATGTTTTGCCTTTGAGTGCTCTGGTGAGGTTAATTCACAAAGAGCACACCAAAGCATGATAGGTAGAATTGTGCTgtaatacaaaatataagcCTGTGCTTACTCTGTGACAGCAACCTGAAGACTATAAACAGTACCGTTTaacagaaaatgcatgaaaCAACTGTAATATGGACTACCTTACTGTAGATTCTAAAAGGCCATTTCTTGGATGCAAGATTACGATGTGATTAGATAAggtcagtttaaaaaagaaaatagcccAATCAtccacagagggaaaaaaatatgacttattgccattttctccatttAAATGAGATCCAGAAAACACAGAGGGAACCACTATCTTAGCAATTAACAATCAATGTGAAACCTTGGCACACTCTGGTGAGAATCCATATAAGTGCAGTTCTTCAAGAAAACAATAAGGCTTCATGGTTAAGCTTTGCCTGGTATGGTACATTTTCAATAAAGACATGCAACAGAAAATTATTGGTGGGTGTTATGTCTGCAAACTTGTGAAATGACAATATTGGCAAGAAAATACTGGCAGTAAATGTGaataattcatataaattcTGGACTGTATCATCTTCAAACAACTCCAATCTCTACGCTGAGTGCTTGTGACAACCAACAGGCAGAGACACACTAAGATCTTCTCTGCCTTTGCTGGTGGATTCTCTTTGTTTCTTGCAGTTTGTCAGTTTGGAGGTTCGATTTGTGTCTGGACGGAAATGAGGCATCCCTCGAGTGATTCCCACAGGTCTGATCTTAGAAGGTGGTTGGGTAGACTTGTGGAGCTGCTTTGCAAAATGTTTCCGTGAGAAATGTGCTGGGTTCCTGTCATCTAACGCGGATACTTGAGCAGAATCCCTGCGTGAGAATTCTCCTGGGGTCCCCGGCATAGACGCATCGGGTTGAAAGCTGCGGGGACCGCATTGTACCGGCAGATGTGACGATTTGACCATCTGTCCAGGGCTCTGCAGTGTAGAATTACAGCCCAATTTCTCCTGCACCGCACACATGGAAATCTGAGGTCTGATTTTGCATTTAGTACCTTGGCCTATGTGCTGAGATTGTGGTCCTTCAGCCTGATAGAATGCTGGCTTAGCCCCCTCTCTTTCCAAAGCATACTCTATCCAGTCTATTCTTTCCTCATCAGTCTGTGAAGGCACTGAGCTTCCTGAAGTCTGTGGTTGCCATGATACAGTTGTTTCAGCTCTGCCCAGCATTTCTGGGCTGGCTAAGTGCCCATTAGTTTTGAAGTGTAAGGGGGATAACTTACTGGAACGTTGTTCAGATTTAGGGAGTGCAATCAATACAGGCTTCGGCTTAGTTTTTGTCAGACACAAGTCACTTATCTCAGATTCCAAGGCATCTGTGTCCAGGGACCTGCTTCTCCTCTTTGCTGATAGTGCAGCTGGTATAGGTGGGCTAATACCACCAAGGCCATAATACCGTGGAAGACTTGCAACCCCCCAGGCGTTACTACAGAGCAAACTCCGGTCAAAGTCATTTAACATTTTGTCATCCCATTCCGCAAATGCATCCTTTTGCAGGTAGCTTTCATATGGTGAGGACTCATAGGGCGATTCCACATCATCATCCGTACCCTCCAtctccatttccatttccaacTCAATATCCATCTCCGTGTGACGATCACATTCCCCCTCATTTTCTGTATCGAATACGTCAAAAGTCACCATAGCTGGAAGAGCCTCCATGTTCTGAGTAAACACAGAGCCTTGTTCAGGGCCCACCAGACTGCGAGAGAGATTATTGAAAAGTCTGGTGTCGTTTGTGAAGTTCACGAGTGCTTGAGAAAAGCAAACAGTCTGCCCATGTTCTGCTCCTACCTCCAATTTGTTGGAAAGATTCATTTTCCCTTGATTCTCTGGAAGGTCCATTTGATGGACTTGCACTGCACAAGAAGTTAAATCTTGCAGTGGTAGTGCTGACTTTGGGATAGGGGCAGTACAAATGACATCTTTCGTGTCATCTAGATGATTGTCTTTTGATTTCTCAAAGCAGAACACACTTTTACCATTCTTGTTTCTGTCATTAAGGCATCTATGTTCATATGAGACACACTCATCTTTCGGACTTGGTATCCATGAAATAACCTGCAGCTGTTCCTCATTTTGGCaagcttgtttttcatttagccTTGTTATGCACTCAGTgggactttttttaaaacagaatttgaaTTCAGCCTGTTCCTTAGCAGTtgaattctgtacattctgggGTTCACGGAGATGCTCTTCATCAGGGTCCTGAGATGTCAAGCATAAAAAATCCAGCGTGTCCAGCGCGGATGACAACGTTTCAACTGAGTGTTTGCCCTCTACCGGGGGGCTTGTTAGGGGGTCCTCTGACTCATAGAGCTCATAAAGGGCATCACCGCTATAACTGTCTCTCGGCAGCCTTTCATTTGCAATTCCAACAAGGTCATGTCTTCTATCCTCATCCGGGCCTGGGGTGGTAGAATCATAATAGCCTTCGTCACTGTTGggcagtgacccctgctggtcactcTGAGGTGTCAGCACATGTATTGGTGCATTGCTAGTGCCAGTTCCATGTTGCAAACTGCTGCAATTGCCACCAGCATCCATATGGGGAGAGGCAATGAGTGGTGCTTCAGTTACAGCCAGGCTAACATCACATGAAACATAACCCGGGTGCTCTCTAGGAAAGCTGCCCACCTCATCAACTGTGTCACTCTCCCATAATCCCCTAAAATAGTCTACCTCATCAGGAGTGGCCATTTCTTCCCCTCCACCTTGAAAATTGACATAGCTGGAGCT
It contains:
- the LOC135251201 gene encoding APC membrane recruitment protein 1-like produces the protein MEPRKGTVPIGVTEPLIRVCGETAMGLHLEAVSSCESCDVNLPEPQPTRTLKWTAFKLFGGRRSICTLPSFFRSRKCHGKGTSKKGINKSKTHDGISKVSWEDGGRAGDMPTKDFEYHRQKDSALPSSKSSQVMNKLSEGGVSSCLPTVSGDHKAFWDKSLHFRRPKRGLKGFFSSLRCPKKHRNVESGNRETFELSGDISEHTMHSTESEIDNHDPKSVGNLAEPKAPASDVKDTLTVTCEVNKEVIVSVNPVDCTDQDSTDRDSLKSLTGVATALEPAANALNVAIEVEAPSSNVDLTLASVARLDLAESSERSVQSPDHVYVISADEASLKSFDSLTGCGDVIADQDEDGVADRTVVREKSCGAAKRSSSYVNFQGGGEEMATPDEVDYFRGLWESDTVDEVGSFPREHPGYVSCDVSLAVTEAPLIASPHMDAGGNCSSLQHGTGTSNAPIHVLTPQSDQQGSLPNSDEGYYDSTTPGPDEDRRHDLVGIANERLPRDSYSGDALYELYESEDPLTSPPVEGKHSVETLSSALDTLDFLCLTSQDPDEEHLREPQNVQNSTAKEQAEFKFCFKKSPTECITRLNEKQACQNEEQLQVISWIPSPKDECVSYEHRCLNDRNKNGKSVFCFEKSKDNHLDDTKDVICTAPIPKSALPLQDLTSCAVQVHQMDLPENQGKMNLSNKLEVGAEHGQTVCFSQALVNFTNDTRLFNNLSRSLVGPEQGSVFTQNMEALPAMVTFDVFDTENEGECDRHTEMDIELEMEMEMEGTDDDVESPYESSPYESYLQKDAFAEWDDKMLNDFDRSLLCSNAWGVASLPRYYGLGGISPPIPAALSAKRRSRSLDTDALESEISDLCLTKTKPKPVLIALPKSEQRSSKLSPLHFKTNGHLASPEMLGRAETTVSWQPQTSGSSVPSQTDEERIDWIEYALEREGAKPAFYQAEGPQSQHIGQGTKCKIRPQISMCAVQEKLGCNSTLQSPGQMVKSSHLPVQCGPRSFQPDASMPGTPGEFSRRDSAQVSALDDRNPAHFSRKHFAKQLHKSTQPPSKIRPVGITRGMPHFRPDTNRTSKLTNCKKQRESTSKGREDLSVSLPVGCHKHSA